The Oreochromis aureus strain Israel breed Guangdong linkage group 7, ZZ_aureus, whole genome shotgun sequence region TAATATCAAATAACTCTAACGAAGTAACAATATAACTATATCCTGAAAAATAAGTAGCTTAGCTATGAGTGCAGGTGATTCTAAAAGTGACATAGTATTGTGCAAATGAATAAAAGAGAGTAGCAGCATTATGATGGGGAGATGAAACAAATATTCAGTGAAAAACTGTTGGGTGATATTGCACGGTCTGAGTGGAAACAGAATAACTTTGTTATTAATCCTCAGGAGAATCAcctacagagtgaggaagagttaTACAGTCTTACTGCCACCGACACAGGATTTCCTGTGGCGGTCAATTCTGCATTTCGGGGCAATGAGCCTTTTGCTGCATGTGCTCCGATGGTCCATCATGGGGgcgtgcatggggtgggaggagTTGGTTGATACAAAGAAGCTTTTATTAGCATTCTCCTCTCAGACACCTCCGCCAGGTGCTCCAGTCTGACACCCAGGACAGAACCAGCCTTTTTAATCAGCTTGTTCAGCCTGTTGGCATCGGCTGTCTTCACCCCACTTccccagcacacagctgcaaagaacACAACGCTCTCCAACACAGAGTGATagaacatggtcagcattttCCTACAAACATGAAAGGAACTGAAAAGCCGACTCTGCCCTTTTTTAAAGACCGCATTGGTGTTCTTGGTCCATCCAGTTTACAGTCCAAGTGTACCCCCAGGTACCGGTAGTCCTCCACGATCTCTACATCAGCCCCTCTGATGGTGACGGGTGTAGGAGTACGCATACTCCTCCTCCTACACCCGTCACCATCCACTTACAGGAAGCATGCTTCCTAaagttcctttgtctttgttgtaGATGGTTTAGCTCACACCACTGAACAAAGCTGTCCACCACACTCCTgtactcctcctcctgtccatccctgatacagcccacaatggcagagtcatcagagaatttCTGCAGATGACATGACTGAGACTTGTACCTGAAGTCAGttgtgtagagggtgaagaggaagggtgaTAGGACAGCCTGGTccagcaggtagatgatggcatcCTCCACACCGATATGGGGTTGATAAGCAAACTGTAGGGGGTCCAGCCAAGGCTCCACCAGCAGACGCAAGTGTCTCAGGATGAGTCTCTCCAGCCTGTAGTCACCGGGGGTCGATGGgttaatcttttttttgtattctgtctttcattcctcttctcttcagAGCACGCCTCCACCCATACAGGCTCTCCTCCACCAGCTCTCAGTACATATCACAGTGTCATCAGAGACTCCACCTTCAACCCATctgtcctcatacatgtcctgcaccaccctcGCATACCTCCAATATAAAAACATAGTTCGTGCCGGCAGGTAGGCGGTCACTGCCTCGCTGCTTTATGCTCCTGACTGTTTAAACCATCACCTGGGAGTGGATTTTTATTCTGTGCAGTAATAAAATGATTTCCTTCATTATTTCAAGCAGAAAAGACAAAGTGGGGACAAACAGCTTCTTCAGACTGTTAACAAAcaccatacacacacatatatatatttattctgtTTGCATCCATAATTTTGTCGTACGCGTACAATGACAAGTGCTATTCTATTGTTTTCCAAAATGAAACAGTGCAGCAAATGAAGTGCTTGATGCTTTTTCTCCTGCTTTAATCCTCAAAATGAAATGTCGTCGTCCATGTGTGAGGACAGGACGCTCAGCATCTGCACGGCTCTGATGACTCTGCTCACCTTCACTCACCTTTTACAGGCTGCTGTCGTGTCAGCGCCATGTTTGTCCCTGAGTCACATTTACTTACAAAGAAGAAACAATGAACAATgattctgctgctgcaggatgTGACTCAAGGAAGTGTGACATTCTCTGTTTGCTGAGGCAGCAGCGTGAAAGAGTCGCAGATAAAAGCGTCTGAGAGAGTTTGTTCTTCAGTTcaagtaaactttatttatatagtacccAACCACAACAGTGGCCTCAAACACCTTTTATTGTGcagtaaagatcctacaataaaacagagaaacccaacaatcagacagccCGCTATGATCAAGCACTCtgtgacagtaggaaggaaaaactccctttaaacaggaagaagctTCAGGTAGAACCGGGCAACCTTCATCTGCCTTCAAAATCGGAGTCAAAGCATCGGCGTCTTCTTCATTcggctttctttcatttttaatgtaaacaaACCAACAACCACGAATCCAAAAATGGGTAAGACGTGCAGACCCACAGCCCGGAAAGTAATTCACTTTGTAATAACCTTAAACTCAAAAAAGGACAATATAAAaatagaaatgcacatttaaaaaaagtccaGAAACATCCCCAGACCTGTGTGTGATTCTGGCTGGTTTGATATCATCCGTTTCGTTTGTAATTCTTTATAAATGAAAgcaacactttaaaaaataacaaagaaacaaactggAAGGTGCGGCTGAGGTGCTTTGGGAGGACTTGCAGATAAAATCTGGAGATTCTGGTTCAGGTGATGGTGCCTGCAGCACTTCAGGAGAGGCTGGATGTCAGAAACATTCAGGAGGTTGTCCGTTCTCTTACTGCACAGGAAAGACCTGCTTGTCCTGTTGAACTGAGTCATCTTATCTAAAGGGGAGTTTCTCACTAACGATTACAGAGCTCCAAAGCTCACCTCACTTCCTGTCACACTTCAATAAAAAGGTGGCAAATCTGAAACcctaaaatgtattttcctgatttttttttaattttttattcctGGAGGCGGAGACAGAGCCCAGCTTCCATGAGAGCCTCACACATAGAAGAAACAGGGCAGGTGGGTTCACCTGGATTTGGTTTGCACAATTTTCCGGTCCCAGATCAGTCTCTAAATCACCAGCCATGCGTCTGCAGCCTCGCCTGTCACTCCGGGAATTTGGGGACGCAGCCCTCCAGCCCGATCAGCTCGGGCCAGCCATCGTATTTGTTGGTTGCCGAGTCGCTCTTTATGtgctggaagagagagagagtgagaaggTGAAGAGGACCATCTCTAACCTGCTGACCAATGTTACAGGCACGGCGTTCTCCTCAGCTTCTACAGACACTTTCACGTCTGACACGTGTGCTCAGGCTGAGCCCGCCCTCATCTCTGTGGAGCCGAATGACAGCAGTGGATCTGCCAGTCCTGGTGTTCTACGGCAGGGAGCATGGGGCCCACTAGAACAGCGGTcctcaaccttttttgcaccacggacccgTTTATGttcaacaatattttcacggatcggcctttaaggtgtcacggataaatacaacaaaataaaatcagtaccggtaccaaaaaaaagaagatttattcataacacatgggaaaagactcagggaaaccgagttaatgataaaaccgataaaacccctgaaaaccatcaatttcacacccgagccttaactcttgcggcccggtaccaaacgactcacagaccggTACCCGTCCATGGCCCAGGGATGGGGACCGCTGCACTAGAGGACATGTGGCCCTCAGGACTACCTGTGCAGTCTCTGCAGGGTCCAGGCATCACCTTGTGCTACCAGCAGTGACACTGACcctagccaaatgcaaaaccagtgaaaaacagaaaaaatgaggAGGGGGgcctccacctgtaaaaccattcctggTTTGAGGTTGTCTTGTTGTTGCCGCTGTAGAGCACATCTCCTCCTAAAGACTGGCCTAGAGCCCAGAcaatcttaacaaaaacaaaacaaaacaaaaaagactagTGGAGATCAGTTCAGGATGGTTGTGATTGGTCAGGAGGCAGAGCCAGCATTTGGGCCACCTCTTCACTATCAGGGGAAACCTGATACCTGCCATCTCAGGGATCACACACTCGGAGTTAAGCTGGACCTGCTTAACTCCGAGTGTGTGCAGGCTCAAGGCCTTTAGACTAATCTACCTTCTCAAAGGTGCTCTTCCCCGTTACTCCTTTGCCACCAACAAACACCCAGTTGTCCCTGTATCCCAGCGAGTGGATGTGAGAGCTTCCCAGTTCAGCAATCAGATTCTTGAGCTCATCGTTTAAcctgcagaaacacacagagggtggaggaaCGCGTTAACAGCTTCAAGATGGGTGGAGGCAGTGCCTTTTACCTCAGTATGAAGACAACAGACAGACTGAAGCTGACGGCTGAGACAAAGCTGGagccacagaaacaaacaactcCACCCCTGCCTGGAAAAGCTCTTTGGTCCTCGATTACTGTGCAAGAACAAGAACCTAGAGAAGAAGCCGGGGGAAGAATCTGAGCTGCTTCCTGTCAGAAGTGATCAAAGGAGGAGACTCTTACTTTGTTGAGGGTTCGTCGTAGGACGCCATTATAACGATGGAGCCTCTCTCGATGCTCTTCAGTAGCTCAATGAACGGTTTCACATCTGCAACACAAACATGATAAAAGCTCCGTCTCCAGCCACTGACACGAGTCGGCTAAGGGTCGTCTTTGCTCACCTCCACTGTACATGTTATAGTGATCCGTCTTCAGGACTTCTCCCGTTTTACCTGCCAACGGGAGATAAGCATGAGAGAACCATGAGAGAAACTCCGCCCATTCATTTTCAGGCTTTTAATGATTGAATGCATTTCCAAAGAAAATCTTTACGACTCGAGGCGCTGTGCACAAAGTGCCAGATGAAGGCCTTTTTAAAGGAAGCACACTCACCATTTAGGATAACGATGTTTATTCCTCCTCCAGCGTTGTTCAGCGCAGTTCCCAGAACCCTGAGGAGAGTCACAGTCTGCACGTTAGCATGAAGAAAGCAAAGAGATGCAGAAGACGACACAACAAGTATGTGAGGACAAGGTCTGAAAGGACGCCAGACAGAGGTGCTGAGGAAAGGAGGCAGCAAGGAAGCTCCTACAGTTTGTTTTGGACACAGATGGCCGGAGGGACGACGTTGGCGGCTCCGCTGTGGATGTAGAAACTGATCTCATGTGCAGGACACTCTCTTGGAGTACCACATACACCAGCTGaaggagaggaaagaaaaagactCGTTATTATCCTCCACCTGCTCCTCTGGGTCAGCTGATGCACCCCGATCAGCTCGAGTGATCTCTGACCTGAACGCTTGCTGGATATTTTGGCACCGTGAGGGGGGAAATTGATGACCTTGGGTAAATTATGATGCCAACCAGCTGCAaggacagaaacaaaacaacactcATTAGATTTACAGAAACAGGTTTTTATTTGCTTCAATGCAAATCCAAAACATCTGGTCTCAGAGCGAAGCTGAAAAACTAGGTAACTCGGGCCCAAGCCCGTGGCCACTATGGGCTCTCCAGCTCCAGTCCTCGGGAGCTACAGGCAGTAGATCCTGTCGCCTGTAGATCAACAACCGTGTCATGCATTAAACACTCACCTTCAAACGAGACGTTGGACTGCTGCAGGATGACAACGACAATGATCACAGACGTGACCACCACCAGCAACGGCACAACACCTGAGGGAGGCACATCTCGTTAGCACACTGTATGTGAGGCAGTCGCACCTGATGAGCTGCAGGACAGAAGTTTCCATCCACTCGTCacagtaaataagtaaataaataaaattaattaacaaCCAATCAATAAACCATGAAAGTCAATAAATGATCAGACTGACTTCAAATAAATGGGAAGACTGCAAATCAGTGACTGCAGAGCTTTGGTTTATTACAGCGACGATAAACATGaatgtttcagttttaattGTTTATATCAAATTAAAGTGAACAGGACACAGGCCCACGTGCTTTGGTAATAACGCACTTTGTTGGGAATTATTGCTTTGTAAATAAAACGCAATCAAGTATTTGCTCAGATCATCTTTGTTAAGATGTTTATCATCCATCATTGTGATGGCCGTCGACtgcatttctttgtttgtgCAGGTGAGCTGCCCTGCACAAACAAAGGTGAGGTGGACACAGGTGTTCTTTCTTACAGATGTGCTCGGGCTGCAGCATGCTGTGCTGAAGAGCGGTCACCCAAAGTTAAACCAAGGTCTGTTTTAGCCACAGTTAAGCCCAACTCTTTTTCCAGGTAGTGGCCCTGAAATATTAGAAAACCTAACAGCAGCACACGTCTGAAGCCCCGTTAACCTGAAGTCTGCCTGAAGCCCGTTTCTACCAGTGAAAGATAAAAACTGTTTCTGCCAGACACGGGTGGAACTTTTAGGTTATGATCTTAGATCTGAACGTTTCAGAAGCTGATATGTCTGATAATATTTGGCTGTTAAGTCGAAATTTCCGGTGATTATCTCAAAATTGCAGTCAGCAATCTACTGACAgctagtggtgagattttacacactAAACATGTAACATTTTGGGTTCTCTCGAAAATTTGAACTTCAAGCTTTTACGTGGAAGTCTGATGAGGCTTCCGTGCAGTGGGAGGAAGATTCAGACAAACAAGAAGAAGATAAAGAGTGAAGGACAGGGACAGggacggacacacacacacacacacacacacacacacacacacacacacacacacacacacacacacacacacacacacacacacacacacacacacacacacacacacacacacacacacacacacacacacacacacacacacacacacacttacttcCCCGGAGGACCGCGTGCTTCATCGTGCTTCGTTTCCCTGTTCGGAGACAAACGGGTGGAAACATCAGGACTCGTCAGACATGCTCGTGTTCATATCTCAGCTGTGATGTTCCTGTGGGACTAAAGCTGTGGATGCGTCTCGCACACCCACCGGGACACGCCGAGCGCTCTCAAGCGCGCTGCCCGTCCTTGCGCGTGTTGTTTTACGCGTCATGTCTTTACTTACACAGTAAATAATGCTCACTAAAGTCTGTGGAGCAAAGAGCGTctatagaaaatgttaaaaaccaCCTGTTTTTAAACCACTTTCATAACCTTTtggtcatttaaaatatgttcgCAAACCTGCTGTGACTCTCTGGGCCGCGTCGCTCctaaaaattaatttttaatgtcACCCAGACTTTAACAGGATACATAAAGGAtctataaaagtcactgccccAAACTGACTGCGGCTTCTACTTTGTGACAGAAATGCTGTTTGTCAAGATGATGTCATTCTGGAGAGATGCGTTTAGTGTATATTTGAAATGTTTAAGGCCAACGAGCGAGTTACAGCAGTTTCAATAGGCTACtggaaatcactttttggcacatcACCGGCCTGAGACTCTGCACCTGAGCGCGCTCCACGGAAACTACAAACACCTGAGCAGAGCTCTCAAACCTTCAGTCAAAAGACTTCATGAATGTTTGGAAACGTACTAAAATCACTCTGCTTTGTTCCCGCGTACACCTGCACAGGTGCTGCAAAGCTCCGTTTTCCGAGCTGAGGTCAGCGGGTAAAGATGCGCTTTCTTCATATTTTCAGCCGAGGAAAAGAAACCAAACCACACCGCACGTTTACCTGTGTGACACCTGCGCAGGTACAGCAGCTCTCGCGGCTCTTTTCCCCCGTGATGGTCTGAGAAAtcacgccacacacacacacctcatagAGGAAGAAAAGCCACACTGACCGACTCTGACAGTAAGCATCTCCGACAACTAGGAGTGCCAGCGTCCGCCTCTcctctcagccaatcagaagctcGCAGGTAGGTCAGAGTGCGCGTGAATAAAGGACAGGTGTAACGTTTCCACCTGTTTGATGAAGGAACGAACGGCGCTCACAGCTGTGTTTGTCTCACAGGCACCAACCTCACGACCGCAGCCGAGGGAAATGACTGAGCGTGCAGGTACACCTGGAGTCACGCTCCGTGCACTGTGTCGTCAAACCCACCCGTCCCGTTTTCATAATAGAGTCTGCGCAGTAACAGAAACAAACTTACGGTAAACCAGATAAGTAGTGCTGCCGATCCGGTTACTGAACACAAAACCGCGCACGCACTCATTGCAGTGTCTTTAACCCCAGGTGTGTATCCCTCCGCCCACCCGTGAAGTTACAGTTAATAAACACATCTATCCAAACCAgaggctgtatataaaagatgtacGTCACGCCGTGACGTCAACCATTGGTTTGATGCCAGGTGGAGAGCTCGGTCCGTTTCAGGGACCTCGTTTAGTCAAATATGTGAAACGTATCTGTGGAGCAAACCGAGTCCGTCTCCCCTCCGACCACCGAGTAGCTCCACGCTGATAAAGGTGAGGGGCGTCACACCTGGCTGTTACAGCCCATCTGCCTCATTTTCAGCATAAACTGCGTAACAGTGAAGTGTCTGAAACACGACTTATAATCCAAACctactgtttcctgtttcctgtcctcacacagtgaaacaaaacactttttaatcaaaTGTTTCCACTGCTGAACTTTATTTCCCCCAGGAGACAAACGACAccgagacaggaaacaaaaggcattttttacattttctataGAAAACCTTCTGACAGGACCACAGAGGTCACATGACCTGCAGCCTCTTTAACACTGAAAAGCTGGAGACAGAAATGTGCTTTCAACGTAGTCTGGTCCTGTGAGGTGGCGATTTACATTCGAGAACGTCCCCGAGATCAAACCTTCGACGctcttcagtttcacttttcaAACACGATATAAGTCACTATCGTTCCTCTTTCAACAAGTTCACACAAAACCACAGAGAAAAGAGCGAAACACGAACAGAGTTCTTTAAAACGATCAGAAAAGCTCCGCCCCCCCAAGCGAGAACGCTAGACTCATCAAAATAACCTCACAGTTAGTAGAAATACATGAAACACCTGCAGGCCTTTAAAAGTCCTCACCCATCATTATGGACCTGCctctctattattattattaacaataagtCAAATGGCCTGGTTATGTAAATGACCGTGTCATGTGACATCAGACTGACCTCTCACAGAGCAGCAGACGCTTCCTCGTCctgatgtaaacacacacattcagtttGTTATCAATAATAAGTTAAAAAGCTTAAACGGCTGGCCCGAATAAATCTGTGTAGATTACAGCAGCTCATATTCAGCAGGTCGGGGTTAGTCTGCACACACTGGCAGTGTACTGGTTACACTGGTGTAAAACCTCCAGGGTCCACTAACCCGTCGGCACAGCATGGTCATCCGTCATCGTGCTCCAGGATTCCTCACATAGCTGTCTGCAGCTGTACTTATTATTTTGGCTGGTGTAACAGGAATCCAGCTTCTGACTGGTTCATTTCTGGAAACCTGCTGAGGGCACCGATACACCCCCTCTTATTTGTAACTTTGGTCTTTCAGCATTGACACCTGCTTCATTTAAACAGGACATACTCGCCAAACCCGTTTTACTCACCGAGGCTTCAGGCAGCGGACGCCATGAGCACAGACCTGCAGCAGCTTCGATGGCGTCTGGCGCTCGCGTCTGTTTTTCATATGGAAATGACGTCCTCAGAGCAGGAAGTCGCCATCaggatttaaataaaatgaaggcACCAACTTCACTCAAGTGATGAAAGCCAGCGTAACACCATGTAATCATGCAATTCAGAGTAATCTGATTACaatttacatttctgtttttcccaTGAAGAGAATCTTTAAATATCTGAAATACCAGCAGAGGGATGGAGGCTGACAGGTAACCACATCCACCCACTCAGTCAGACTCAGATGGTTCCTGTGATATGAAGATGACAGGTGCAGGAGGCGGGGCCATTCTcacctgagctacagtttgTCAAACTGCCCCGAGCAGCTCAGCTGCTGATTACAGGACGCCAGCCAAACATCACCACAGGTGACAACAGGTGTTATGCTTCATGTAAGGTGTATGAGGCGTTCAGGCTCAGTGGTAAGTGTCTGcaatctaaaaatataaaagcagaaaagagGCTGTAGGAGCCCTCTCCCGCTCCAGGTGCAAAGATATGATTGGTGTTTGGGTGTAGATAGGTGTGCTGATCAGAGTTCTGACAGCAGCAACAAGGAAATCTGCTTTCCACTGAAGGAGCCGAGGTCTAAGAATTCATTTACCCTGAACCCGAGTACAGGAAGTTCAGGGTTGGACCTCCCAGTTTAGTTGTGTACTTAGACTGGACTGGAACCATTTGTCCTGAAAATGTTTAGTAAAGTCAGgtgcccccccccctccctcatCACTGAGAAGAACTCGTAAAATCACTctggagcttttattttgaaatctggCTGCTCAGTGCAGTTCGAGTGGCATCAGTCACAaattggtgttttgtttttgttttttttaaattaaaggctCCTCTGGACACTTCAAGCACACAAGCATCATCTTACACAAGTGTTATCACTGTGAGGGATTCCCGGGAACAGCCTGTTCctccttcagttttcactaACCCCTCAGAACCCGTTTAGTTTcttaaacagaagaaagaaacacTCTGGGGCAGTGAGGATGGAAACAAGTTTAACTTGATGAAACTTtcataaacacagaaacaaaactcCTGCCTCACTCTGACTGTGCAGCACGCCTGGTAACCAGTCAACATCCCAGGAGGGAGCTTCCAGAACggtccaaagaaaaacaaaccgaCTGGCCTCCACAGTAAGGTCGTGTTCTCGGGCAGCTCCGGACTGTTTTCATCACTGCTGCTGAGATCCGAGCGTCGACTTCCCACCACTTCCTCCTCTTCTGGAGCAGTCTGCCGCGCTGGATCCGCTCCTCCTCCCGCGGCTGAACAGCTGCAGAGATCCAAAGACGGCCCGACAGCCGCCCGAGAACGCGACCTTGAACGTGACATCAACCACACCTGACTCAGGCGTTGTTTCTGATTATTAGGGACCTGTACGCAGAGCCGTGTGATCCCAGGACCGCCCATTCAGCGAGCTCAGTCCTTCACAGCAGTCCTTCTGTGGATCCAGAGTCTGGACCCACAGAGGTGCAGCAGGCGGTTTGTCAGCCCGCCACGAGGTCTGCACAGGGACAATCCACGCCCCCACAGCGGCGTCTACACGGCGGTCTACATGAGGGCGTTGAGGTGCCCGGCGTGTCCCACAGAGTTCAGCATCAGCGCCCTCTGGTCCAGCACCTCCCTCTCCCGGCCCAGCGCCACCCTGTCCTGCTCCACCATGGCTCTGTCCCGCTCCACTGCCGCCCGCTCCCGGTCCAGCCACAGCCTCTCCGCCTGCACCgccgccctctctctctccagcgCCGCTCTGTCTCGCTCCAccatctccctctctcgctcCAGCGCCACCCTCTCCCTCTCCACCATCTCCCACTCCCTCTCCAGCCCCCCCAGCGGCCCGTCGCACGTCTCTGAGCTCCGCTGGTTCTGCTCCGCGCCGTCTCCGAACGCATCCGGCGCGTAGTCCGAGGAAGACGGGTGGGAGGCCGGTGGGGCAGAGGGAGGTGCGGGGGCGGCACGGAGCCTGTGTCTGGGGGCGGGGTCCGGGTGCTGATCGTCGTCCTGAGTGACGGGGGTCAGGAGGGGAGCGCTGCTCGCCAGCCGGCCCTCCATGGCTTCGTTCATGAGGTGAAACCACGGCCAGGAGGAGGCACCGTCTGCTACGCTCTCCATCCCGACAGGAGGATACTTCAGGTCCTGAGGAGAGCAGAGGATTTTAGAAACACGCAGCTGTGAGCAGCTATACTGAGGCGGGGCGTTCGTGACGGCCTACCTTGTACCTCCTCTTCAGATTGTCCCACTTCTTTGCCATCTGGTAGGTGGAGACCTTCCCCTGCAGCCCGAGCTCCTTCAGGATGGCTCTGACAGGAAGTGAGGACACAGAGTCAGGAACGCCTCGCTACTCCGACATTCATCCACACGGGAGGAATACTTACTTCCAGGCGGCTTTGGCAGCGTTCCTCCTCCCGGTGAACAACGCCTCGTTAGCAGCTCGAAGTTTAATCATCCTCCTCGTGTCCTGGTCGGTCActgccacacacacagatcGACAGACAAGTTATTCATGATTGATTTTATTGTCTGCTGCACTTTcacagttttcagtgttttttgtttaatttgatgtattttacatttgtttaaaagatttttgctgcttttattttgatgttcttgtaatttaatttattcagtttgactttttactttaatatattaataaaagaTATTTATTCAAAGCTGtatattttaacaacaaaatttcatttcaaattcatttatttattttgattttcaaaCATATGCATAGATTTCAcgtgttttacattttaaactacatttttattaaatgttttttcagtATCTGTATTTTAATACATTCATTGttattatgataatatataCTTTTCTTATTTCTGTATGTAAACATTTTACATCTTATTTTATGTCTGTATTTTAATaggttatttttaaagttttgttcttattttacttttacttgttttgtaatttattcagtttgaattttgttacatttttctttgCAAAGCTTTTCAGAGTTTTTTCATACAGGACAAATTTcaggttttattattttatttctttttatcagATGTTTTACTTCCTGTCTAATGTAGTCTTGGTTTGTTTGTACTCGtttgttttttgccattttgtatTTCCTTAACTGCAgtaattctttcatttttttgtattaaacaGATTTTCTTTCACGTCCTGATTTTTCGCGAAGCTTTAATTTGGTCGCTGACTGCAGAGACTTCACAGCTTTAAAGCTTAAACGTCATGAGCGAAGCCTCGAGGAGGTTTTTGAGGGTAGCGATCGTCACCGGGCCCTGACCACAAAGAAATCCTCTCACTTTTATAAGTCGGGTCGGAGGGCGTCGAACACTCCTCTCCGCTGGCGTCGATGTAGGTGACGTTCCCGTCGGACTCCGCGTTGTCTCCGCCCACCATGCTCTCCAGCTCCGACACGCTGCTCCTCTCCGCCATCAAACAGTCTCTGTCGGGAGGCGGGGACGAGCCAAACACGCCGTCCTCTTCGTTGGTCCAGACGGGTGTCACTCGGGGAGCTTTGCCCGTCAGACGGCCCTCCAGAGCATCGCTCATCAGCTGGAACCAGGGCCACGAGGCCGGGTTGGTCTGACCCTCCATCCCCCGAGGAGGAAACTTCAGGTCCTGCAGACGCAGCAAACTCACGTTTCAGCGAACGCTTGAGGCGAGCTGCAGCTCTCTGTGGCGCTCTGCCGGTTACTATCGGAGAGCTGCAGGACACTCAGGCGtctaactttatttaaacaggtCTGATTGAACAAAGCAGGTTATAGGTTCACATGCAGGGCACACGTTACTGCGAGTCATCGAGTACACCAACTGTATTTACTTCGGTTACTTTAACAAACACCTTGAGGTCAGTTAAAAACACAGTGCTGCCCCTCAGTCTCCCGCTGCACACTGCTAACGTATCGGCGTTGCCTCAGTCTCGAGTTATCCACTCACAGACTTACGTGTCCACACCACCCACCTGCAGGACTGCCACTACAGGTGTAATTATCTCAGGAAACAGGAATGTTCTCACTGCTGATCAGGAAAAACTGGATTTATTGTACATATGGAAAAATGGCTTGGATTAAAAGGAATGTTTTTCTTGCTGGCGTAAATGTAAACTAGCAGGACATCGACATCAGTGCTGTAAAGAAACGCTGCAGCCGGCTGCTGAAGCCGATTTCCTGGTTTTAATGCCTGAAGCTAGCAAGCGtcccacacacattcacagtggAGACGTTTATCCAGCCCACAGTGGAACAGGACAGCGTGCCAACGATGAGTCTCTGTAAAAACC contains the following coding sequences:
- the LOC116327750 gene encoding protein FAM3C-like isoform X2, with amino-acid sequence MLTVRVGKRSTMKHAVLRGSVVPLLVVVTSVIIVVVILQQSNVSFEAGWHHNLPKVINFPPHGAKISSKRSAGVCGTPRECPAHEISFYIHSGAANVVPPAICVQNKLVLGTALNNAGGGINIVILNGKTGEVLKTDHYNMYSGDVKPFIELLKSIERGSIVIMASYDEPSTKLNDELKNLIAELGSSHIHSLGYRDNWVFVGGKGVTGKSTFEKHIKSDSATNKYDGWPELIGLEGCVPKFPE
- the LOC116327750 gene encoding protein FAM3C-like isoform X1; this encodes MTDDHAVPTGRGSVCCSVRGKRSTMKHAVLRGSVVPLLVVVTSVIIVVVILQQSNVSFEAGWHHNLPKVINFPPHGAKISSKRSAGVCGTPRECPAHEISFYIHSGAANVVPPAICVQNKLVLGTALNNAGGGINIVILNGKTGEVLKTDHYNMYSGDVKPFIELLKSIERGSIVIMASYDEPSTKLNDELKNLIAELGSSHIHSLGYRDNWVFVGGKGVTGKSTFEKHIKSDSATNKYDGWPELIGLEGCVPKFPE
- the LOC116327750 gene encoding protein FAM3C-like isoform X3, which produces MKHAVLRGSVVPLLVVVTSVIIVVVILQQSNVSFEAGWHHNLPKVINFPPHGAKISSKRSAGVCGTPRECPAHEISFYIHSGAANVVPPAICVQNKLVLGTALNNAGGGINIVILNGKTGEVLKTDHYNMYSGDVKPFIELLKSIERGSIVIMASYDEPSTKLNDELKNLIAELGSSHIHSLGYRDNWVFVGGKGVTGKSTFEKHIKSDSATNKYDGWPELIGLEGCVPKFPE